A single window of Gossypium arboreum isolate Shixiya-1 chromosome 13, ASM2569848v2, whole genome shotgun sequence DNA harbors:
- the LOC108461842 gene encoding serine acetyltransferase 1, chloroplastic-like, with amino-acid sequence MKVLGTPRPLPLALDTNDSRVLSHTHSSPSILSSTKHSHKLSKSMATCIDTSRTTEPSRVSQCPNRSQPDEIHYKYVKFCRPTFTDHVSSIPFSENHTNGIHTRKIADLSFEEEGEVAEIGSLWLKMNEEARLDAEQEPILSNYYYSSILSQNSLECALANHLSIKLSNSSLPSCTLFDIFMGVVLEDKGIVKAVKEDLKAVKERDPACISYVHCFLNYKGFLACQAHRIAHNLWSQGRKVLALLIQNRVSEVFAVDIHPGAKIGSGVFFDHATGVVVGETAVIGNNVSILHNVTLGGTGKVCGDRHPKIGDGVLIGAGTCILGNIKIGDGAKIGAGSVVLKDVPPKTTAVGNPARLIGGLENPVKLDKIPSFIMDHTSHITEWSDYVI; translated from the coding sequence ATGAAAGTTCTGGGGACACCTCGTCCCTTACCCCTTGCTTTAGATACCAACGACTCTCGTGTTCTCTCTCATACTCACTCTTCTCCATCAATACTCTCATCCACGAAACATTCTCACAAGCTTTCCAAATCCATGGCTACTTGTATCGACACCTCAAGAACAACCGAGCCTTCCCGAGTTTCCCAGTGTCCAAACAGGTCTCAACCTGATGAAATCCATTACAAGTATGTAAAATTCTGCAGACCCACTTTTACTGACCATGTTTCAAGCATACCCTTTAGCGAAAACCACACAAATGGCATCCACACCAGAAAAATTGCTGATTTATCTTTTGAAGAAGAAGGAGAAGTAGCAGAGATTGGTTCTTTATGGCTGAAAATGAACGAAGAGGCAAGGTTAGATGCTGAGCAAGAGCCCATCTTGTCAAATTATTATTACAGCTCAATTTTGTCTCAGAATTCATTAGAATGTGCTTTGGCAAACCATTTGTCAATCAAGTTAAGCAATTCAAGTCTTCCAAGTTGTACTCTGTTTGATATATTCATGGGGGTTGTGTTGGAAGATAAAGGAATTGTAAAAGCTGTCAAGGAAGATTTAAAAGCTGTTAAAGAAAGAGACCCTGCATGTATAAGTTATGTGCATTGCTTTTTGAATTATAAAGGGTTCCTTGCATGTCAAGCACATAGGATAGCACATAATTTATGGTCACAAGGGAGGAAAGTTTTGGCCTTGTTGATACAAAATAGGGTGTCTGAGGTTTTTGCTGTGGATATTCATCCTGGGGCTAAGATTGGGAGTGGAGTATTTTTTGATCATGCTACTGGAGTTGTTGTTGGAGAGACTGCTGTTATTGGAAACAATGTATCAATCTTACATAACGTGACATTAGGAGGAACTGGTAAGGTTTGTGGTGATAGACATCCAAAGATTGGAGATGGAGTTTTGATTGGTGCTGGCACTTGTATTTTGGGAAATATTAAAATTGGTGATGGAGCTAAGATTGGTGCTGGCTCTGTGGTGTTAAAGGATGTGCCTCCCAAGACTACTGCCGTCGGGAACCCGGCTAGATTGATTGGAGGCCTGGAGAACCCCGTTAAGCTTGACAAGATTCCAAGTTTTATCATGGATCATACTTCACACATTACTGAATGGTCTGACTATGTCATATAG